One Alphaproteobacteria bacterium genomic window carries:
- a CDS encoding UDP-3-O-acyl-N-acetylglucosamine deacetylase — MAQNSAFAVSAPHKQHTLAGTIKCQGVAVHSGESVNLRLLPGEPGSGITFIRTDLLNGARTIPARYDNVIDTRLCTVLGNDHGARVATVEHLLSALRALNVDNAVIEIDGPELPIMDGSAYPFVFMIEAAGVVEQNAKRRWIEVMKPVVVEEDGKRAALVPAKDAEFDVSIAFKSTAIGEQSYDFTLSAPSFKNEISRARTFGFREEVDQLRAAGLARGGSLNNAIVVSGDTVMNEEGLRYPQEFARHKLLDAVGDLSLAGAPILGRFEGHCCGHALNNRLLRTLFADESAWRFVTDDSAAALASLPLMQAGA; from the coding sequence ATGGCACAGAATAGCGCCTTCGCCGTTTCTGCACCGCACAAACAGCACACGCTTGCCGGCACGATCAAATGCCAGGGCGTTGCCGTGCACAGCGGTGAAAGCGTCAACCTGCGTCTGCTGCCCGGCGAACCCGGCAGCGGCATCACTTTCATCCGCACCGATCTGCTGAACGGTGCGCGCACCATCCCTGCGCGCTACGACAATGTAATTGATACGCGCCTGTGCACCGTTCTGGGCAACGATCACGGCGCGCGCGTCGCGACGGTGGAACATTTGCTTTCTGCGCTGCGCGCCCTGAATGTCGATAACGCGGTGATCGAAATTGACGGGCCCGAACTGCCGATCATGGACGGCAGCGCCTATCCCTTCGTCTTCATGATCGAAGCGGCAGGCGTCGTCGAACAGAACGCCAAGCGCCGCTGGATCGAAGTGATGAAGCCGGTCGTGGTCGAAGAAGACGGCAAGCGCGCCGCGCTTGTGCCCGCAAAGGACGCTGAATTCGATGTTTCCATCGCCTTCAAAAGCACCGCAATCGGCGAACAATCCTATGATTTCACGCTTTCCGCACCCTCGTTCAAGAACGAGATCAGCCGCGCGCGCACCTTCGGCTTCCGCGAAGAGGTTGATCAATTGCGCGCCGCCGGGCTTGCCCGCGGCGGTTCGCTTAACAACGCCATCGTCGTCAGCGGCGATACGGTCATGAACGAAGAAGGCCTGCGTTACCCGCAGGAATTCGCCCGCCATAAGCTGCTCGATGCCGTGGGCGATCTTTCGCTCGCCGGCGCGCCCATTCTCGGCCGCTTCGAAGGCCATTGCTGCGGCCATGCGCTGAACAACAGGCTGCTCCGCACCCTGTTCGCGGACGAAAGTGCCTGGCGCTTCGTCACCGATGATAGCGCCGCGGCTTTGGCCTCCCTGCCCTTGATGCAGGCCGGGGCCTGA
- the ftsZ gene encoding cell division protein FtsZ, with translation MINLSIAETENNLRPRIAVMGVGGAGGNAVNNMIRSTLEGCDFIVANTDAQALQSSLAPRKIQLGINHTRGLGAGSKAEVGRAAAEEQMDDIMACLHDADMVFVTAGMGGGTGTGAAPVIARAAREAGILTVGVVTKPFHFEGTRRMNAAEGGLAELQQYVDTLIVIPNQNLFRLANERTTFAEAFQMADEVLHAGVRGITDLMVMPGFMNLDFADVKTVMAEMGKAMMGTGESEGDNRAIRAAEASISNPLLDDVSLEGARGVLINITGGMDMTLFEVDQAANRIREEVDSDAQIKVGSTLSEALDGKIRVSVIATGIEPALVEAQIAAAGQGNLHIPSKNQGSRGSRSATGTGTVGISITTAPRGVDVTRAQVVAPAAAVVTRPAAPASPPAAASQQAQAATQEEERPATPAQMDMLSETAGDEPMAAEAAPAPEPAPAPVAAEAPRQQAQFVPPRPATAPRSQPAATGAGADTRITQISPGAAMPAQAAGRNNASGPRAESLFRRITGFGLVRPTEQAEAPRQNPPQTVVQKATQAMAQARLGIDPSDRPVSSAGAEDDVLDIPAFLRRQTNH, from the coding sequence CCATCGCAGAAACCGAGAACAACCTGCGCCCCCGCATCGCCGTCATGGGCGTTGGCGGCGCTGGCGGCAATGCCGTTAACAACATGATCCGCTCGACTCTCGAAGGCTGCGATTTCATTGTCGCCAACACCGATGCGCAGGCGCTGCAATCCTCACTGGCGCCGCGCAAGATCCAGCTTGGCATCAACCACACCCGCGGCCTTGGCGCCGGCTCGAAGGCCGAAGTCGGCCGCGCCGCCGCCGAAGAGCAGATGGACGATATCATGGCCTGCCTGCACGATGCCGATATGGTGTTCGTCACCGCAGGCATGGGCGGCGGCACCGGTACCGGCGCGGCCCCCGTGATTGCGCGCGCCGCGCGCGAAGCGGGTATCCTGACCGTTGGCGTCGTGACCAAGCCTTTCCATTTCGAAGGCACGCGCCGCATGAACGCGGCCGAAGGCGGCCTCGCGGAGCTGCAGCAATATGTCGATACGCTGATCGTGATCCCGAACCAGAACCTTTTCCGTCTCGCCAACGAACGCACCACCTTCGCCGAAGCCTTCCAGATGGCCGATGAAGTGCTGCACGCCGGCGTCCGCGGCATCACCGATCTGATGGTCATGCCCGGCTTCATGAACCTCGATTTTGCCGATGTAAAAACCGTGATGGCGGAAATGGGCAAGGCCATGATGGGCACAGGCGAATCCGAAGGCGATAACCGCGCCATCCGCGCCGCCGAAGCCTCGATCTCCAACCCGCTGCTTGATGACGTCTCGCTCGAAGGCGCGCGCGGCGTGCTGATCAACATCACCGGCGGCATGGATATGACCCTGTTCGAAGTTGATCAGGCCGCCAACCGTATCCGCGAAGAAGTGGATTCGGACGCGCAGATCAAGGTCGGCTCCACCCTGTCGGAAGCGCTGGATGGCAAGATCCGCGTTTCGGTCATCGCCACCGGCATCGAACCCGCTTTGGTCGAAGCCCAGATCGCCGCCGCCGGCCAGGGCAACCTGCATATTCCGTCCAAGAACCAGGGTTCGCGCGGTTCGCGCTCGGCCACCGGTACGGGCACCGTCGGCATCAGCATCACCACTGCCCCGCGCGGGGTCGATGTGACGCGGGCGCAGGTCGTGGCCCCGGCGGCGGCCGTCGTTACCCGCCCCGCCGCTCCGGCCAGCCCGCCTGCAGCAGCCTCGCAACAAGCGCAAGCCGCCACGCAGGAAGAAGAACGCCCAGCCACCCCGGCCCAGATGGATATGCTCTCGGAAACGGCGGGCGACGAACCCATGGCGGCTGAAGCCGCGCCCGCACCCGAACCGGCCCCCGCGCCTGTGGCAGCAGAAGCCCCACGGCAACAGGCCCAGTTCGTTCCGCCGCGCCCGGCCACCGCGCCGCGCAGCCAGCCAGCCGCCACAGGCGCGGGGGCGGATACGCGCATCACGCAAATCTCGCCCGGCGCCGCCATGCCGGCACAAGCGGCTGGCCGCAACAACGCCAGCGGCCCGCGGGCTGAATCGTTGTTCCGCCGCATCACCGGCTTCGGGCTTGTGCGCCCGACCGAACAGGCCGAAGCCCCGCGCCAAAACCCGCCGCAAACCGTCGTCCAAAAGGCGACGCAGGCCATGGCGCAGGCACGGCTCGGCATCGATCCGTCCGATCGCCCGGTTTCATCCGCCGGCGCCGAAGATGACGTGCTCGATATCCCCGCCTTCCTGCGGCGGCAGACCAATCACTGA